The following nucleotide sequence is from Malania oleifera isolate guangnan ecotype guangnan chromosome 4, ASM2987363v1, whole genome shotgun sequence.
GCTTTAGTGACGCcttcaattcgtcactaatacccaagaAACGTCATTAATATTTTCTTGGAATAGTTTCCGTGCGAAAAGTAGTTTCCCGCGATGGTTTGAGCGAGAGTGTTGATTTTTAGTAAcgcaagtattagtgacggttttagtttCGCCATtaaaagtatattattagtgatggctttgaaaaccgtcactaatacttgcacTATTATTAACGgattttaaaaaccgtcactaatatgtcacctttagtgacaaaattggaAGCATCACtatattttcgtcactaaaaaacaATTTTTTGTTGTGAGAGTCTCGCACtgataacatattataaaatatgcggaaaagaaatagaaaaataaataaatagagacgaAACAAAAATTTACGTAGTTCGGCTATGCCTACTTTACGGGCGGATGGGATCACAGCATCACTATCACAAGAGGAATTACAATATGATATGGAACCGACCTAATACAAGATATCTctatcttctctttatctctcctcttctttctatataACCCTACTTACTTCAAGTATGCAAGTGAGTATTCAAGCATacaatgatatatatatgttaaaaatgtGAAGGatagggtgcccttttatagggcaatgtGGATAATGCTACATTTATTGGGGTATAAACCAAAGTGGTTGAAGATGAGGTGACATCCACTTTTCCCATAATCTTATTTTTCATAACATATTTATCTTTTTAATTACAAAAATGGATGAGAAGGAGAATTTTAACGCTTTGATTCTTAAGATACAATGAGCAATTCATAAGAATATCTTAATTTCATCAAATTTTAAGCTTGGGAATGTCCATTTCaacttttttatttctaaaatttggaTATTATTGCAAATAAAATAATCACAATAAcgtatgtaaaaaaataaaacatgaacattttaatatttttcaaatacacaATTATATCCTTGAGAAAAAAGATTTCAAATTAATtatttaagattaattttaaCTCCAAgcattattaaaattaattattctTTCTGCTGAGATTTCCACTTATAAGTTTGTTCCACATCAGAAAAATTGAATAGATGACCGGTGCTTGTTTGTATGATTGGACCCAAAACCTTGGTTTAAACATGTGGGTAAAGTTAGTGCTCAACCATCTATATCAAGTCATCATGCGAAGACTCCCTTGTTATAACAAGTGATATCAGAATCGATGGAGAATGGAGACAAATAATGACAATCCAAGCTGGGTATATTGATCCACATAGGGTGAGGGCATTAACAATAAGATTAATTCAATGTGACACACGAAAGACACGGGGCTAAGACCCACTTAAGCAACTGTTGTAGAATTGGACTTACTCCACAAGGGAGATTATTTCTGCTCAAGGAGGAGACAATTCAAATCGTGTTAGAGTGATTGTACACGTGTTCCTTAGTTAAGTAATGACTCTTAGTTCCATGACAAGTAACAAATTCCATTCAAAGAAGAGTGGCTGGAGCTTATAAGTGAAGGaagattgttgaaaatttcactttTGATTTTATTCTAAATTAGAATAATTGAACAAGTAATGGGTGCTTATATgtatggttggacccaagacctaaagaattaaacttttgggtcaagctGGTATTCACCTATATATATCAAGCCTAAATGCGTAGACTCCCTTGATCCTAACACTTTCTCAAGTTCTTccttcaaaatgaaaattatggatagttttgcaaaatattcatcatggaaaaataattttacttaaattttcagtcataaaataaatattatagaaaTCAACTAGAAATGTTTTGGTATTCTATTTCAATTCtctaaagaaatatttttcgTTTTACTTTTacattttctttcaaaaaatcCATTTTATTTGTTCAATAATGTCCAAAGTCTTTTGAATACTCGATTAATCATTCAAAACAACTAGTTTATTCCTTTATCTCGACCTAGTATAAGGCTTACTCACAATTGAAAAGTCATACAAAATCttaattcaaattaaatttttaactctCATATAGATagtatgaaaattttatttcttacttCATTACATTTTTATTTGTTTGATCAGCAAGGGAAAAACAGGAATAGCTCCTATCAATCAATTAGAAAAAGCTGGATATACATCAAACACCACATTTATAgagatctagaaaagaaagtcATCTACCCATCTGCCAATTATCGGTATAATGTATTATGTTAAAATTTGTCTACATCCACCactcaaatttaaatccaaaatcTGAAATTTACGCTCTCAAACATAAAGTCAGTGCTGAGGTCAACTCAACAATTTTATGAACATGGCTTTCACATTGCTTTGAGCTAATACGTTTCATGTTACATCAATTTGAACTTGCTCGAtcaatatagatatatatacacaaaattcAAGTATTCTACCTAAATTTTTTACGGGATTATAAATGAGCCAAAAGAATGTATGGGAGGTACTTCTTGATTTCTTGATCGCTCTAGCATCTAAGGCTGCGGTAGGGTGGATGGGGGAGTGTCACAGGAGAGATCTGGATGGAATCACCAATTTGGACATGTTAAGTTTAACTTCTTGGAAAATCAGAACTATACCCAACTGCACATCGATCAGTAGCAGAAGGTTGCTGCACTAGGTATTCCAAACTAGATAGTGGACTCAATTTTTAGTTAGTCCCCcagttataaaaaataaaaacttatttCCCTATTTCATTCCGATTTAACTTTCAAGGAGTAGAGTGTGAAATAGAGAACACAATCAAATATGTAGACAAATATATGCCATTAAGAGAAAGGATTATTATTTCGAGTATTTATAATTAGATTCATCCATGACTTTGATACAACTTACAGAATCAAAGGCAAAAGTTTACAACATTCAAGATGCCGAAATACATTGAGAAATGATCGATGATTTATCATTGAAGCAGAGAAAGCATCAGATAAATATACGTAAGAGAACAGTCAAGAATCGCTAGTACTGATCCTTCTTATTCTCCATGCATACCGCAATTTGATAAATATCCAtaggacatatatatataaaactcaaAACCCCATACCCATCAGGTAGCTATGAGTGTCTATAGTCTTGATTGAGCCGATGGTTCACGTAGCAAAGCATCCAAGATGGCATGAATATATGGGCTCCAGTGTGAGATCAAGCTCATTCCTCCTCACTTCTGGAGCTTCTCCCTGGTAAGTCCCACTGCATTACAGAGTGAAAAGTAGTGTGTCAAGGTTGCAAAACGTTACCCCTATTGAATTTTAAGCGACAGGAAGTAATATTGACACTGGAATTGTGTTTcaattaataaaaatgaaaagaaataatTAGAATCATGTCTGCAATTAATGTATGTAGTTAATTACCCAATGTTTAGGCAAGGAAGGGGCTGTGCTAGCAGAAAGGAAGATGCATTAGGGCCATGGTTTTGCTGCTCCCAGTGCACCTGCTGTGCTGCTGTCTTCTCCTGTTCCTTGATCTGATTTCAAATAAAAGATGTGATgaaattagttaatttatttaCAAACAAGCTCCAAACATGACATTCAAAATTAATGTGCCATTTCCTGTAGTTCTATTAAACATTTAGTGTGCCAAAATGAAATGGAAGCGAATTGGTCACCTGACTTCTATATGATTTTCATTAATTTTCTTTCTGTCATTTTATTTTTGCTCCATTCCATTTTCAAAAGTAAACATAATTAGTTAATAAGAAAGGAATTATTCAAGTTGCTCAGACAAGtgaaaaggtaaaataaagaGCATGATGCGATTATGGTAAAGGCAAATACCTGCTTGGCCAGCATGTTATTTTGCTCCTGCATTGTCCTTTCCTGTCACAAAATGAAGTGAACAAATGATTCCCATAtagaatttgaataaataaaatttgGACTTATTCCCAACTCATAATCCTAGCAGTCAATCCTTACGCTGCATTTGTGGATTTAGGATCTTGTATTTGGATTtggaaaaatttcaaaaaaaaatttgtattacattttatccgGATTCAATACAATTCTAAATCCAAGGTGTTTCCAAACATAGGATTAAAGATTACTGGAGCCCAACAACTGATTTGTGTTAATGAACAGTGGTTAAAGATTGAACAGCTGGtcagtttttaaaattttcaaaattccaaaCCTACTTAAACAATATCATCGATCAAAAGTTCAAATTACAGGACTAAAATATGCATATAGTGTCTTGCTTTTATTCACCGTGAAGATTCTGACAAGGGTTTACGGTATAGTTAAAAATATTAACTCTTTCATTACTTTCTCAAGAGGCCAAGGGTTGTCAAAACATCAAAATCTTTCTGCATCTACAATTTTGCATGCGTTGTAAATTAGCTGAGGATCTGAATTGGAGATGACAATCTCAAAAGACAAATCAAGACTTGGCACTACCTTAGGTTGTGTTTGGGATCAAGTCTCAAATTATGATTTGTGCGCATTTGGATAAATTCAGTACAATTTTGTACTGCAGTTGATCCAAATCTATTCAAATTAAAATTCGATATCTGAAATCTGGGCACATATACGTGGAgttaggaaaaatgcaaattcAAAACCCTCAATTGAAACATTATCCTACAATTCTAAACAGAGCTTCTAAACATATCCTCTAAAACTTAAACCCTGCTGCCAAGTAACTAAATGGACAGGTACTTCTGGACATAGTCACTACACTTTACTAAATCTATTAGAACGTGAAATTAAGAATCTAGTTGAAGTCAATAATCTACCGTAACTGCATGGCAATTTGAGGGCTGCTTCAAATTAAAGTTACTATTCTCTTGGCTTCCTCATACATCACCTAGTACTTATTCTTTCGGCTTATAATAAACTCAAATTTATGAAGATTAGTAACTCTAATGAAAAGCATGCTATAGGTATATAATTAAGGACTAAGAAAAGGCCTTGCCTTTCTCTGAAGCTCGGAGATTGATTCATACATGAGTTGGTTCTGCAAGATAAAGAACATTCTGTTAAGAGTACtaaacttaaaatgaaaatttgaaagaatctAGTGTACTGTACGTGCACACTACAGTGCATTAGCTCAAGAACAGTGCAGCATACTTTTCTTGATCTTATCTGTTTAAGGCCAGTATCAAGCTGCTGCTCCAAATTTTGGAGCTCCTTGAGACTCAATGAATCCAAATCTTCCCCAAAAAAGTGCCTGAAGAGGTTCATAAAACAGTAAATAATTAGACACATGGATGAACATAAGACCTGAGAAATTAAGTGTGGAAAGCAAAAAATGTTCCTTGAGTCAAGATATTACCTTTGGTTTCTTTGCAAAAGCTCAATTTTGGACTTAAGTTTGGTGTATTCCAGGCACCAATTTCCCTTCAAAATTTAACCCAAAACACATAAAAACAAGTAAAAACCATAATATGATGTTGACCACCATGGGAGATTAAGGAATGTAAATGAACCAAGATTCATAATCCTGATGCAATGATGTACCTGGGATTCATGGTCAGTTGCGATTAGCTGTCTCTCTGCATAAGAATATCTTTCGTATCGCTCAAGGATCTTCTCCATGCTGTTGTACAAGGAAATTTCATAATTAAATCTACTGCAAGCTCTCAGTTCTGTAAAACTTTATGCACTTTTTAGCGAATTGAACAGCATTGAGTGGGGAAAATTAATAAACACTGTTTGATTACAAGAACAAGAACACAATTTAGCTTATCAAGATGTAGGAAATGAAACTCCGTCTTTGTCAACTGTAAATAAAATCGAGTATTCATTCAttctagggtttttttttgttCAAAATGCTTATAAACATTCGCTATTTGTGCCACAGTTCTCTATACTGCAACAAAATGAAAGATTAAACAGCCAATTTTCTTTAAACCTAATAACCAACATGACAAATACCCTAGCATTGCTAATTAAAATTACGTTTCCCAAGGGCATGAGCAAAACTACTCAATTAGCTATCCAGGACTTAAAACCATTTCCAGTTTGAAGTTACTAAGGACAAATGAATCATGTATGTACTAACTTGAAATACTACGTGTGATCCAAACATGACAAACATGTCATGATTAGGCCACTTGGATGACAAAAGCTTGAATGTTACAACACAAAATCCTCACGCAAATAAGCTGAGCTACAGCTGGAGTGGAATAGTCCTTGTATCTTGAATCTTACATGTCAAAGACTACTCTATTACACTACTCTTATGGGTACTTATGGGTCGTGACaaattaactcacactatttaaTCCTTGGCATTCACCTGTAGGGATCAAACAACCAATTCAATTTTGTGGTGAATAGGGCAAGGGTTATGCTCCCACGCATCAAATCAAAAAGGAAACAGGCAAAATATGAGAAAACACAACAAGGTGCTACGAAACAAACTCTCCGCTATATATGTAGTTAATGAAAATGTTTTCAAACTTTCAACCCTCGAAGCCCTTCAGGCCCCTCGCCCTTCAAATGAAATTGCTAGCTCAAAAAATGTCAAGTGGATCACCATTGATGAATATCAATCCGAAACTACGACTGATTGGTGATTGACGGTTAGCCTGAAAAGGGTCGTACACCAAGATGCATGATAATAGGGTTGGAGTAAGCAAAAATTAAGGAGTATAAGTAGCCTAACAATTTGAATAGAGTGGATCACTCCACACTGCCAAAAAGCCAAAGCTCAAGCTGCTAAAAGTTATCTACCAACATCTTATAAATAATCACTTATGTGCAGAagaacctttaaaaaaaaaaagaaaaaaaaaacgctTTAAATGCATGCACTAGATATGTTAAAAGgtaatttgtaattttattaatgtAAAATCTTCAATTATTTCCCATATTACCCAACAAGATAAATACAATAATTTTCCTTTTAAGTAAAATGTAGGATACGTATAGGTATGTTTCTACTAATCTAGTTACTGTCTCGATCGCCAAGCTCAGTCTGCTTCCATAGGCGCTATGTCGCGGTAAGTTGGTAACTGCAAATAGTAGAAGCAACCATGGATTGCTTTGCAAGTTGATTAATAACTTTTAATATGCCTCGTGGACGTATGCCTTGATGGAATGTCAATTAACTAGACAAGTAGTACAATAATTCTATTTTTCATACAACATAACCAAAGACCAAATATCATTAATCACTATCCACTACTCATCATGAACATAATCTAGAGCCTCCACCTCAATGAACACTCTTTGCTCTCACGATGAAAAGAATTCAATCATTAACATAAGTTAAAGAGCTCTAGAAAGACAAACACATAAATGTAACTCATTTCATAAGGGTCAATAATGACGGTAGAGGCCTATGGCGGAACCCCATCATATTGTTTTAACTACTTTTTTGGAAGATGTTAGAGAACTCATTCTCAAAACCTAGGTGTccaggagagagagttaagaggatcttatactggctTTGAAACTGCTCACAGAAACGATGTGGGACTGGATGCACACAATATTTCCCCTTGAGCCCATGGGGGAAATAAGGCGAGGAGAGGCCATGGGGGGAAATGAGGCGAGCAGAAGTCTAACCCACGGAGGAGCCAAGCAACCCAAAgcccagctctgataccatgttagataacTCATCCTCAAAATCTAGGTGTAAATGAGAGAGAGTTAAGATGATATTATACTGGCTTTGGAACTACTCATAGAGACGATGTGGGACTGGACGCACACTAATAGAAGAGATGGTAGCCTAGCTAACAAATGAGGAGAACTATTGTAAATAAGATAGTTTATTTGGGAGATGAATCATAACGCCTTAGCTGCACAGATTCGATCAACTGCTTACTTTGAACCCTACTATGGGTAAGTTTGGCCCTCCTTTTTTTCCTGAATTTCTCTTTCTTAAGAATAAAAGTTGGGTCACATGTGTTTGGtgttaaaaatgaagaaagacTTTCTTCTATATTCAAATATTTAACATTACTGGGTGTATATAATACATGAGAAAAGGAACAAGATGCAAAGATTACTCCTAAATATCTGTTCTAATAACTGTACAATAAGCAACTGCTTGTCAATGTACTCTATTATTTCATAAAAACTTGATAATAACATTCAATCCATGCATTAATTTGGCCATAAACAAGGATTGGTTGCAAACAACAAAATTAATGTTTGTGATAGCTATTCAtaaacttcttcaatttttgcaTCCAACACCTCCTAACGCTCACAatattcaattttcaattttcctATTGAGCTTTGTAGCTTTGCCACGTAAATTTGGTACGTATGAATGAAAAGAAATTAGACTAATTAAGTGGAACCAAATCTATCACTTGATTTTGTCATTTTTTCTATTGAAGTTTTTATTCCAATTCATTCTTACTACATTTCATTCTCCAAAGCAAACATGGCATAACAATGCATTCATACACTACTCATAATAAAAAAAGGTTGAACTGCTTAAGTCATTGAGCATAACAATGGTTATGATGAGCAACTTATACAGTCTAATGTTTATAATAATAGAAGGGCTTCAATTGTAATTTAGAAAGACATCCTTGCAGCTATGACGTGGGACATTTTGAAGAAACATAACAAGCGAGCCTTAAAGAGCAAGATGTCATAATATTCATTGTGTAAAAGGCATTGTTTGTCTTTTGATTGGAGTAGGTCTCTATGAGATTTTCATAGCTTTTCCTAGTTGGATTTACGTGATCTTTTCTCTTGCGCACTATTAAACTTCTTATGTTTCAATCTATAGCTCCTCTTAGAATCTACTTGTTGAAGTGAAGttttcatctttgtaaatttcctTGTATATTTTTTCTTCTCATAAAATTACTCCCATTAcaactcaaaaataaaaatgaaaaataacacGCTTTGGAACaacattattttttttgaaacGTCATAAGAAGAATTATATTAAAGGAAAAAGATGTATAAgatgaaatttataaaaaaatctaGACCAAGAGAATTTTAAAGGTGCTAATACTCTTTTGAACTACATTATTGAGATCGTAGAGTAGAGGCGAGGGCTAGGGCCTTAATCCCAGAGGAAGCTATCAAGTTTATCAAGTTTACATCACAAAAAATAGTTCCCCTAATCGGAACTAGAAGGTGGATGTATGGTCACATCTATCATGCTTTCTATAAACCCCCAATATCGCATTGGAGCCTTTGTGACTTGTATTGATATATTAACATTTCTCCTCTCTTCCCATCTTAATGCAACAAAAAATAATGATGATATAACTAAatcttttcaaataattttgaactTTTGAAACCTAATTATACATGTTTGATTCTTTTGAGCATTTTGGAATAGTTGTTAAAGGAGATTTGAGGTAAGACCATCATGATAATATATTAATGGCATTCCCCTTATCAATGAGCAATTAATTTACATGAATAATTTATGCGAGTTTCCTAACATACATGAAATAAGATTACTaggttttgaaattaaataattaaataaggaAAGATATATAGAAAAACCAAATCTTGtatgaatgaaatataaagatgTCAAAAGGAAGgggagtggagagagagagagagagagagagggagagagagagagatgtgctAAAAGTGAATGGAATATTAATAGAGAGAGACACGATACATTATTGAAATAGAAGGGAAAATAGAGAGAAACGTGCTAAAAAAGGGACACATAATGTTGACTAAACACGCGCGTGCGCATatgtatgcacacacacacacgcctATATATCCTAAGACAAGTTAAACTACATGGCCAAGAATATATAAACGACATTTGTCAAAATCACAATAGCCCAAGAGGACACAGTAAATGCTACTAATTACAACATTGGTGAAATGCTATATCTTTTCTTATAAATGTTGTATTGATTGATGTGGAATGTCTATTGAGGAATAAGACTCTGTTTGGCTAGacagaaaatattttcaacataAATAAGAAACtattttttatcaataaaaaGTTTGCATTCCTTAATTTGTCTACTTTTATTTAGACTGGAAAAAGCTTTTATACAGTTTTCTCTTTTACATGTGGTACAAAATGAAGCAAAGAAGGAAAGCATttaatcctaaaaaatatttttggtggagtgtAAATGGTGCTATTAATTCATTAATAATGCCATTATTAATTACCTTATTaagtaataaaatattattaatctaTAATTGATTTATGATAAAGTAAATTAATTTAACCTTGACAAACAATGCACCTTGTTTCTAGGGCACAACTCCTAGTTTATATAGATTGTAGAAGCCCTGGGAGGTTAATATATACCATATTGAAAGCTGATTCAAATAGTGCAAAAAATAGGAATTTCCATTTTAATCTGAAGTAAAGTCCTTGCAAAAGAATCTTGTTGCAGTGCAATAACAgtacatttatatttttttgggtgATAATGAAATATAGAACAGACTACAGATTCATCACATGAACAATGATCAACAAGACAGAAGGAAGAagaagtgaaaaaaataaaaataaaaagcattCCTTATGTTCTTCTCGCTTCAATTTCTGCAAACATTTagatataaaaattatatatgcaATATCATCTGAGGTGCACTATTCTAAGAGGCATAGGCAACGATTATTGGGGGTGCAATGGGTACAAGAAGCAGTTGATCTTTTGTACTAAGACTACAATCTTAGATGTTCGTCCTTCGTAGAATAAACCAATTTTCGTCTCCTACCTTTCATCATATACATGACCATACATAATTTCATGTCAACTATTTGCCATTCCTGCAGCCAATGTTCGGCAAACAACAATTATTCCAGCACAAAAGCACAAAACCCGAATATAAGCAAATGCTGCACGCCTCATGGGCTGTGAAAAAATCTCTTCACCAGGACTCGCATACTCTTGTTAAATTATAGTTGGTTCTAGGATTTTGGATCTGGATCTCTTTCAATAAATTATAATTACTTTAAAAAGAAACATATCTTTTATTTCTTGATCGGCTGTTTATTAGTATACATTTGATCTCTAATCGGCAGGAGATAAACAGATTATCCTGACAAATAGCTTTACtgctatattatatatatatatatatatatatatatatatacacacacacacacacacatataaatacGTGTTGGGTTTGAAAAGAAGATAGAAAGCTCCGTGCTGAAGAATGACAGTATCTGGCAGAGAGTTTATAAGACCAGCGGGAGTTACGCTACGATCCCCTAGGCTACTATCCCCTAGCTAGGTCTGCTTTTCCATGGCAGTATCCAGTAGTTATCCGGAGCGGCTCTTCTATCTGGCCTCTGGACAAACCTCACTCTTCTGGGTCTTCCAAACATTTTAAATTCTTCTTAATTTTATAACGCTTAATGATAATAagactaaaattattttttttaaagataaagccATATTATTATGAAagattattattataataaagtATATTTATATTGAAGAAAGGGTACGATGAGATGTGAACCGGTAATTTGCATGAAATCTTGGGGGTTGCTGCAGAAGTAGGTGCTTAGGAAGTACTAGGGCTTGAAGGAGCAAGTATACGGAACGTCCTTCCTCCATAGATTTTGTCGCAGTAAAATTTAGCCGATGATGATCTGTTTAAAgtctcaagaaaaaaaaaatacatggaCATGCGAGAAAAACGTTGATCGatgttcatttaaaaaaaaagaaagaaaaaagagatgaCGTTGTATGAACTGAGATCGAGTTTTTAAGAGAAAATTGcagtaaaactatataataaaaAGCGACGTGCGTGTTTTCCCAAATTATTGGAGAAAAGATAGAGACGAACCAAAAcagcaaaaatgggcaaaaaaaataaaatacaaggaAATAGGTTTAGACTGAGAAAGAAAAcagaaatattatgttttccatTTGAAAACATGAACAAATATGTTTTTGTTTTTCGAAAGTGgaaaaaattaacaaatatgtAACTTGAAGAGAAATCAAAGCAAGGGAGTGGATCCATATCGTACGTACCATGAATCAGTGGAGTACTCAAAGAGTTTTCCTTTGTTGGAGAAGATAATCAGAGCAACCTCAGCGTCACACAACACAGAGATCTCATGAGCTTTCTTCACCAAGCCCGTCCTCCTCTTGGAGAACGTCACCTGCCGGTTGATCTTGTTCTCTATCCTCTTCAGTTGAACCCTACCTCTCCCCATCTCACTCAATTAATTTTTTCTTCtcgttctctctttctctctaccccctatctctttccctctctttctcttGCTTAATTAAAATATCCCAAcacaaaaaatgaataaaaaccCAGAAAACAGTCAGCAGCTTGAAATCTTAATTTGCCTCTTCTTCTtcagagaaaaaaagaaaagaaaaaagatacGTACCCAGAAGAAGGAACTGCTGGAGAACAAAGAGATAGAGCGTGCGGGCgattatatatttatgtgtatgtttatatatatgggtAAAGGGGAGATGGAGAAACTGAAGGGGGTTGTGGTGtatcttttcttttttctgtttTAGTGGCTCGGGAGAGACTGAGAAAGCATTTACAAAACACTTATAGAATAGGGGTTTTGGTGGAGACAGGTGGAGATGATGGAAGAGCGGTTTTGCAAAACCACCCTGACTTTTCCCATGATTCGCTGTCGAGTTCCTATTGGCCAGCGCCCCTGTTCAGTCGTTACCGTTAGCCCCTCCGCTTAAGCGTGTCCCTAGACGTAATTGTCAGCCTTTCCATCTTACTGTTCCCTCTCACTTTTctctttctaattttattttttgttatctgtTGACGGCGGGCAGAGTTAAGTTTCTCTTTCGAGTGCAACTTCACGGACTGCGGGGGTGGCTATTTCAAGATCTCTAGCT
It contains:
- the LOC131153328 gene encoding agamous-like MADS-box protein AP1, which codes for MGRGRVQLKRIENKINRQVTFSKRRTGLVKKAHEISVLCDAEVALIIFSNKGKLFEYSTDSCMEKILERYERYSYAERQLIATDHESQGNWCLEYTKLKSKIELLQRNQRHFFGEDLDSLSLKELQNLEQQLDTGLKQIRSRKNQLMYESISELQRKERTMQEQNNMLAKQIKEQEKTAAQQVHWEQQNHGPNASSFLLAQPLPCLNIGGTYQGEAPEVRRNELDLTLEPIYSCHLGCFAT